The following are encoded together in the Vibrio zhugei genome:
- the cysE gene encoding serine O-acetyltransferase — MKQCAQKKVWKYVIDESRKQAEQEPMLASFYHATIIKHDSLKSALSYILANRLNTPSMPAMAVREVIEEAFASDSQIADAAACDICATVNRDPAVSMYSVPLLYLKGYHALQGYRVANWLWKQGRIALAMYFQNQISVACQVDIHPAATIGRGIMLDHATGIVIGETAVIADDVSILQDVTLGGTGKESGDRHPKIREGVMIGAGAKILGNIEVGEGAKIGSCSVVLQAVPPHTTVAGVPAKVVGRPMSERPSFDMDQQFSGRAQNFMFGDGI; from the coding sequence ATGAAGCAATGTGCACAAAAAAAAGTCTGGAAATATGTGATTGACGAATCTCGCAAGCAAGCAGAGCAAGAGCCCATGCTTGCGAGTTTTTATCATGCCACTATCATCAAGCATGATAGTCTCAAATCGGCGTTAAGTTATATTCTCGCCAATCGCCTGAATACGCCTTCTATGCCAGCGATGGCGGTACGAGAAGTCATTGAAGAAGCTTTTGCTTCCGATAGCCAGATCGCGGATGCCGCGGCGTGTGATATTTGCGCGACGGTCAATCGTGACCCTGCGGTCTCAATGTACTCAGTGCCACTGCTGTATTTAAAGGGCTACCATGCCTTACAAGGTTATCGCGTTGCCAACTGGTTGTGGAAACAAGGACGGATTGCTCTGGCCATGTATTTTCAAAACCAAATTTCAGTGGCATGCCAAGTGGATATCCACCCAGCGGCGACGATTGGTCGCGGTATCATGCTCGACCATGCCACTGGGATTGTGATTGGTGAGACGGCCGTGATCGCTGATGATGTGTCTATCCTGCAAGATGTGACGCTCGGTGGGACTGGCAAAGAATCTGGCGATCGTCATCCTAAGATTCGCGAAGGCGTCATGATTGGTGCGGGGGCGAAAATCTTGGGGAATATTGAAGTCGGAGAAGGCGCCAAAATTGGTTCTTGCTCTGTGGTACTTCAAGCCGTTCCTCCACACACCACTGTGGCAGGTGTCCCAGCTAAAGTGGTAGGACGCCCAATGTCAGAGAGACCTTCTTTTGATATGGATCAGCAGTTTAGCGGGCGTGCTCAAAACTTTATGTTCG